A region from the Mustela erminea isolate mMusErm1 chromosome 10, mMusErm1.Pri, whole genome shotgun sequence genome encodes:
- the LOC116568248 gene encoding collagen alpha-1(III) chain-like — protein MPSLKQSSLRTYQVPGTGETVLNSADGLPALWRVSGALETRTGGASGLEGTRRRAGHWGCGTGPGGQPQAGQEVSARARGGQGGPRQAGPAGRAEPPAGAPKSRRLRWAAAPGRAGGNSPRRRRGRGRGTGTLQGPPLRDAERGGPASGPPQGHRARLSREAARARAGPQGPPTPSEARAAPSVNRGRDAKDAGPGPRGEPHGAPPPRAPGAPGPLGGHQRAEPRPPSPRARRRGSARRRQRYLGDGPPRPPRLRPWGTRPHRGPRAPPAGRFPPEPQAERAEDRPRVARPPAPREEPRQAARRARGPGTRPASASLAGPRDQSEPQPRGSAPAAPANRRGGGPVLLCMAGDPSANWHMTGVKDNQ, from the exons ATGCCCTCGCTCAAGCAATCCTCTTTGCGTACCtaccaggtgccaggcactggagaAACCGTCCTCAACTCAGCAGACGGGCTCCCTGCCCTCTGGAGGGTATCTGGG GCCCTGGAGACGCGCACAGGTGGGGCCTCTGGGCTGGAAGGAACGCGCAGGAGAGCCGGGCACTGGGGCTGCGGGACGGGCCCCGGCGGCCAGCCCCAGGCCGGTCAGGAAGTCAGCGCGAGGGCCCGCGGCGGGCAGGGCGGCCCGAGGCAGGCCGGACCCGCCGGGCGGGCAGAGCCTCCCGCAGGAGCCCCGAAGTCTCGCCGCCTCCGCTGGGCCGCGGCTCCGGGACGCGCCGGCGGGAACAGCCCCCGGCGGAGACGAGGGCGCGGCCGGGGCACAGGCACCCTGCAGGGTCCCCCGCTGCGGGACGCCGAGCGCGGAGGGCCGGCGTCGGGGCCTCCCCAGGGGCACCGCGCCCGTCTGAGCCGGGAGGCAGCGAGGGCGCGCGCTGGGCCCCAGGGACCCCCGACGCCCAGCGAAGCCCGGGCCGCACCGAGCGTCAATCGGGGGCGGGACGCGAAGGACGCCGGCCCGGGTCCCCGCGGAGAGCCGCACggagcacccccaccccgggccccgGGAGCCCCCGGCCCGCTCGGCGGCCACCAGCGCGCCGAGCCGCGTCCGCCCTCCCCGCGCGCCCGCCGGCGTGGTTCCGCCCGCCGCCGGCAGCGTTACCTAGGAGACGGCCCGCCGCGGCCGCCGAGGCTCAGGCCGTGGGGGACGCGCCCCCACCGCGGGCCCAGAGCCCCGCCCGCCGGCCGGTTCCCGCCGGAGCCGCAGGCCGAGCGGGCTGAGGACCGGCCGAGGGTCGCCCGCCCGCCGGCACCGCGGGAGGAGCCTCGGCAGGCGGCGCGGCGCGCGCGGGGGCCGGGAACCCGCCCCGCGTCAGCGTCGTTGGCAGGGCCTCGGGACCAATCGGAGCCCCAGCCCCGAGGCTCCGCTCCTGCAGCGCCAGCCAATCGGCGCGGCGGCGGGCCCGTCCTGCTTTGCATGGCCGGCGACCCCTCCGCCAATTGGCATATGACTGGCGTGAAGGACAACCAATGA